In Anaerobacillus isosaccharinicus, one genomic interval encodes:
- a CDS encoding DUF3907 family protein yields MGDSLVKGQITLTHEKLSKISNAVSEFLNETTVSKMIAEKTEEKVGYYGDLLVSLRRINVFCDEGKNSCEVILNGNTFRKAAAEKTLFWIYHNCVEEFFNPRIENWYEDSRAAYTGKNAIKFAYDVPQSLKEMMASIEGPYQTIREELEYYETDYQTKVIQTK; encoded by the coding sequence ATGGGTGATAGCCTTGTTAAAGGACAAATTACATTAACACATGAAAAGCTAAGTAAAATTAGCAATGCGGTTAGCGAATTTCTAAATGAAACTACAGTTTCTAAGATGATCGCTGAAAAAACTGAAGAAAAAGTTGGTTACTATGGTGACTTACTCGTGTCATTAAGAAGAATAAATGTATTTTGCGATGAGGGGAAAAACTCTTGTGAAGTCATTTTAAATGGCAATACGTTTCGAAAAGCTGCAGCAGAAAAAACGTTGTTTTGGATTTATCATAACTGCGTAGAAGAATTTTTTAATCCTAGAATTGAGAATTGGTACGAGGATAGTCGTGCTGCCTACACAGGTAAAAATGCGATAAAATTTGCTTACGATGTGCCCCAGTCGTTAAAAGAGATGATGGCCAGTATTGAAGGGCCCTATCAAACAATTCGTGAGGAACTTGAATATTACGAAACAGATTATCAAACAAAAGTAATTCAAACAAAATAA
- a CDS encoding segregation/condensation protein A, which translates to MTQYNVKLDAFEGPLDLLLHLINKAEVDIYDIPVAKITDQYMNYIHTMQRLELDVASEYLVMAATLLAIKSKMLLPKHEDELFSENDEFIDEDDPREDLINRLIEYRRYKEAAETLKEREIDRGLIFSKMPSDLSPYIDEKKQEPQRINASLYDMLDAFDQLLKRKTLKIPKQTKIHREDFPLEKRMEEIIDKINLSNGKTSFFQLFDYEERGQIIVTFLAILELMKAKKIICEQEGNFTDISVSRWEESTFVG; encoded by the coding sequence ATGACTCAATATAATGTTAAATTAGATGCTTTTGAAGGACCATTAGATTTACTTTTGCATTTAATTAATAAAGCTGAAGTTGATATTTATGATATCCCTGTGGCCAAAATTACAGATCAATATATGAATTATATTCATACAATGCAAAGGTTAGAGCTAGATGTTGCTAGTGAATATTTGGTGATGGCAGCAACGTTACTTGCGATCAAAAGTAAAATGTTGCTGCCAAAGCATGAGGATGAATTATTTAGTGAAAATGATGAGTTCATTGATGAGGATGATCCAAGGGAAGATTTAATTAATCGGTTAATTGAGTATCGAAGGTATAAGGAAGCTGCTGAAACTCTAAAAGAACGAGAAATTGATCGCGGATTAATTTTTAGTAAGATGCCTAGTGATCTTAGCCCGTACATAGATGAGAAAAAACAGGAACCACAACGAATTAATGCGAGTTTGTATGACATGTTAGATGCCTTTGATCAGCTTTTGAAAAGAAAGACATTAAAAATACCAAAACAAACAAAGATACATCGTGAAGATTTTCCTCTTGAGAAAAGAATGGAAGAAATCATCGATAAAATTAATTTATCTAATGGAAAAACGTCATTCTTTCAATTATTTGATTATGAAGAGCGTGGCCAAATAATTGTTACCTTTTTAGCAATATTAGAATTAATGAAAGCAAAGAAGATTATATGTGAGCAAGAGGGGAATTTCACTGATATTTCTGTTTCTCGCTGGGAGGAGAGTACATTTGTTGGATAG
- the scpB gene encoding SMC-Scp complex subunit ScpB has protein sequence MDRLEMKAIIEGLLFISGEEGIDEKQIAEVLQIEQIWIKDILHELVEDYCNSTRGLQIVQMAGLYQFTTKQEHALYFKRLINSPNSATLSQAALETLAIVAYKQPITRAEVEEIRGVKSERPLHTLIAKLLIKEVGRVEGTGRAILYGTTKEFLDHFGLKSLQELPPLPEKELEVEEADLFFERFQKELIESDDK, from the coding sequence TTGGATAGACTTGAAATGAAGGCAATTATTGAAGGGCTTCTATTTATTTCTGGTGAGGAAGGCATTGATGAAAAACAAATTGCTGAAGTACTGCAAATTGAGCAGATTTGGATAAAGGATATTCTCCATGAACTAGTGGAAGATTATTGTAATAGTACTAGGGGGTTACAAATTGTTCAAATGGCAGGCTTGTACCAATTTACAACAAAGCAGGAGCACGCCCTTTATTTCAAACGGTTAATTAATTCTCCAAATTCAGCAACATTATCCCAAGCGGCTTTAGAAACACTAGCAATTGTTGCCTATAAGCAACCAATTACGCGGGCAGAAGTTGAAGAAATTAGAGGGGTTAAATCGGAAAGGCCATTGCATACACTGATTGCGAAGCTTTTAATAAAAGAAGTTGGTAGAGTTGAGGGAACAGGAAGGGCAATTCTTTATGGGACAACGAAGGAGTTTTTAGATCATTTCGGGCTAAAGTCTTTACAAGAGTTACCGCCACTTCCTGAAAAAGAGTTAGAGGTTGAAGAGGCCGATTTATTTTTTGAACGATTTCAAAAAGAATTAATTGAGAGTGACGATAAATAG
- the ribD gene encoding bifunctional diaminohydroxyphosphoribosylaminopyrimidine deaminase/5-amino-6-(5-phosphoribosylamino)uracil reductase RibD, whose protein sequence is MNDITYMKLALQLAQGTMGQTSPNPIVGSVVVNNGEIVGMGAHLKAGTEHAEVHAIKMAGEKAKGATIYVTLEPCSHHGKTPPCADLIINNKLKRVVIACLDPNPLVAGNGVEKLRKANIEVEIGVLEKEALELNKVFFHYIKTKKPFVTLKTATSLDGKIATSKGESKWITGELAREDVQQLRHEHDGILVGIGTVLADNPALTTRRKVGGKNPTRIILDHQLRTPLTAKVVTDGEANTWIITGKTTSDSKQAELLQLGVKVINVDSEEININELLILLGEHGITSLFVEGGSAVNDSFLRSGCINEVITYIAPKLIGGKEAPTSFSGIGFPNLRDALQLSIKEVKQLGDDLKIVSVPKGEEYVYRNY, encoded by the coding sequence ATGAATGATATAACCTATATGAAACTTGCTTTGCAATTGGCTCAAGGAACAATGGGTCAAACATCACCAAATCCAATTGTAGGATCTGTTGTTGTTAATAATGGAGAAATTGTAGGTATGGGTGCTCATTTAAAAGCGGGAACGGAACACGCTGAAGTCCACGCAATTAAAATGGCAGGTGAGAAGGCGAAAGGAGCTACCATTTATGTAACGCTTGAGCCATGTAGCCACCATGGGAAGACACCACCATGTGCAGATTTAATTATTAATAATAAGCTTAAGCGGGTAGTTATTGCTTGTCTTGATCCTAATCCATTAGTCGCAGGCAATGGCGTTGAAAAACTTCGAAAAGCGAATATTGAAGTAGAAATTGGTGTTTTAGAAAAGGAAGCTCTTGAACTAAATAAAGTTTTTTTCCATTATATTAAAACGAAAAAACCGTTTGTTACGTTAAAAACAGCTACTAGTCTAGATGGCAAAATTGCCACTTCTAAAGGTGAGAGTAAGTGGATAACCGGTGAATTGGCGAGGGAAGATGTTCAACAATTGCGCCACGAACATGATGGGATATTAGTTGGCATCGGTACTGTTCTAGCTGACAATCCGGCTTTAACGACAAGAAGAAAAGTAGGTGGGAAAAATCCAACAAGGATTATTTTAGACCATCAACTTCGTACACCATTAACTGCTAAAGTGGTAACAGATGGTGAAGCAAATACTTGGATCATAACAGGCAAGACGACATCAGATTCGAAACAAGCGGAACTACTCCAATTAGGCGTTAAAGTTATTAATGTAGATAGTGAAGAAATTAACATAAATGAGCTTTTAATCCTTTTAGGTGAACATGGGATTACCTCATTGTTTGTCGAAGGTGGAAGTGCCGTTAATGATAGTTTTCTACGCTCAGGGTGTATTAATGAAGTAATTACTTATATAGCACCAAAACTTATTGGCGGAAAAGAAGCACCTACTTCTTTTTCAGGAATAGGCTTTCCTAATTTAAGAGATGCACTTCAACTGTCTATAAAAGAAGTAAAGCAATTAGGGGATGATTTGAAAATTGTTTCTGTCCCAAAGGGGGAAGAATATGTTTACAGGAATTATTGA
- the ribE gene encoding riboflavin synthase, giving the protein MFTGIIEEVGIIEQIKQSGEAIVMTIASKKLLNDVHLGDSIAVNGVCLTVTSFDKDRFTVDLMPETVRSTSLRDLTRGSNVNLERAMAAGGRFGGHFVSGHVDGIGEIIKKQRQDNAVYYEIKVSETLRKYIILKGSIAIDGTSLTVFGVTDDTFTISIIPHTISETIIGFKGPGDVVNIECDMIGKYIEQFIGNKFEQGKSKSTLTASFLEDHGYK; this is encoded by the coding sequence ATGTTTACAGGAATTATTGAGGAAGTTGGAATAATTGAACAAATAAAGCAATCAGGTGAAGCAATTGTAATGACCATTGCTTCAAAAAAGCTATTAAATGACGTTCATTTAGGTGACAGCATTGCTGTTAACGGTGTTTGTCTAACTGTTACATCCTTTGATAAAGATCGATTTACAGTTGATTTAATGCCAGAAACGGTGAGAAGTACAAGTCTCAGGGATTTAACACGGGGCTCTAATGTAAACCTAGAAAGAGCGATGGCAGCTGGTGGTCGCTTTGGTGGACACTTTGTTTCCGGTCATGTGGATGGAATTGGCGAGATTATAAAGAAACAACGCCAAGATAATGCAGTCTATTATGAAATTAAGGTTTCAGAAACGTTAAGAAAGTACATTATTTTAAAAGGATCGATTGCCATTGATGGAACAAGCTTAACTGTTTTTGGTGTAACTGATGATACATTTACGATTTCGATTATTCCTCATACCATTTCAGAGACGATTATAGGTTTTAAGGGTCCTGGGGATGTTGTAAACATCGAGTGCGATATGATTGGTAAATACATTGAACAGTTTATTGGGAATAAATTTGAGCAAGGGAAAAGTAAGTCAACACTTACAGCTAGTTTTTTAGAAGATCATGGTTATAAATAA
- a CDS encoding bifunctional 3,4-dihydroxy-2-butanone-4-phosphate synthase/GTP cyclohydrolase II, which translates to MFDPIEEAIYELMQGKMVIVCDDEDRENEGDFVALAEKATPEVINFMIKHGRGLVCTPITEERARQLELMPMVDHNTDPHGTAFTISVDYKTTTTGISAHERSATILALIDEQAKGTDFKRPGHIFPLVAKDGGVLRRAGHTEAAVDLARLSGAKPAGVICEIINEDGTMARVPDLRKIADEHDLKMITIKDLIQYRNRKDKLVNREVEITLPTEYGTFKAIGFSNIMDGKENIALVKGEITPDEPVLVRVHSECLTGDVFASLRCDCGPQLHAALEQIEKEGKGILLYMRQEGRGIGLLNKMKAYKLQEEGYDTVEANEKLGFAPDLRDYGIGAQILRDLGVRQMKLLTNNPRKIKGLKGYDLEVVDRVALQLPHNSDNERYLRVKQEKLGHLLHF; encoded by the coding sequence ATGTTTGATCCAATTGAAGAAGCTATATATGAGTTAATGCAAGGTAAGATGGTCATCGTTTGTGATGATGAAGATCGGGAAAATGAGGGAGACTTTGTCGCCCTAGCTGAAAAAGCAACTCCTGAAGTAATTAATTTTATGATTAAGCATGGTAGAGGGTTAGTCTGTACGCCAATTACCGAAGAACGAGCAAGACAATTAGAATTAATGCCGATGGTAGATCATAATACTGATCCTCATGGGACAGCTTTTACAATTAGCGTTGATTATAAAACGACAACTACAGGAATTTCAGCACATGAACGCTCAGCTACAATCTTAGCTCTTATAGATGAGCAAGCAAAAGGAACAGATTTTAAAAGGCCAGGTCATATCTTTCCCCTTGTCGCTAAAGATGGTGGTGTGTTAAGACGTGCTGGTCATACTGAAGCTGCCGTTGATCTAGCAAGATTATCTGGAGCAAAACCAGCAGGTGTTATATGTGAAATCATTAATGAAGATGGCACGATGGCAAGAGTTCCTGATCTACGAAAGATTGCTGATGAGCACGATTTAAAAATGATTACAATTAAAGATTTAATTCAATACCGTAATCGCAAAGACAAGTTAGTTAATCGAGAAGTAGAAATAACATTACCGACAGAGTATGGTACTTTTAAGGCAATTGGTTTCTCAAATATTATGGATGGGAAAGAAAATATTGCTCTAGTTAAGGGGGAAATTACTCCTGATGAACCTGTGTTAGTTCGAGTTCACTCAGAATGCTTAACAGGAGACGTTTTCGCCTCCTTAAGATGTGATTGTGGTCCACAGCTTCATGCAGCTCTAGAGCAAATTGAAAAAGAAGGTAAGGGGATTCTTCTCTATATGCGTCAAGAAGGAAGAGGAATTGGCTTACTTAATAAAATGAAAGCATATAAGCTTCAAGAAGAAGGTTATGATACTGTTGAAGCCAATGAAAAATTGGGCTTTGCTCCTGATTTGCGTGATTACGGAATTGGCGCTCAAATTTTACGTGATTTAGGTGTCAGACAAATGAAGCTATTGACTAATAATCCTAGGAAAATAAAAGGGTTAAAAGGTTATGACTTAGAGGTAGTAGATCGAGTAGCTTTACAGCTTCCACACAATAGTGATAATGAAAGATACTTGCGTGTAAAACAAGAAAAATTAGGTCACTTGCTTCACTTTTAG
- the lysA gene encoding diaminopimelate decarboxylase, translated as MYTHGTSRVNDLGHLEIGHVDSVDLKEQFGTPLYVYDVALIRERANDFVQAFKKRGIKAQVAYASKAFSCVAMVQLAKELDLSLDVVSGGELHTALVAGFPVEKIHFHGNNKSPFEIDMAVEAGIGCFVVDNFWEIELLKEAAKKYKRKVSVLLRITPGVEAHTHEYISTGQEDSKFGFDLISGQAEEAILKVNDGEAFDMLGFHCHIGSQIFETTGFVMTVEKVFSYLAEWKSKLGYTPQVLNLGGGFGIRYIEGDTPLPVSHYIDATIDAVEAQSTKLGIEIPEIWIEPGRSLVGDAGTTLYTVGSEKEIPEVRHYLSVDGGMTDNLRPALYQAKYEAMIANRSHDTKQETYSIAGKCCESGDMLIWDIALPFAKAGDILAVSCTGAYGYSMANNYNRIPRPAVVFVENGQSTLVVKRETYKDIVQLDLQLNGNSLEK; from the coding sequence ATGTATACACACGGAACGAGTAGAGTTAATGACTTAGGCCATTTAGAAATTGGTCATGTTGATTCAGTTGACTTAAAAGAACAATTTGGCACGCCATTATATGTTTATGATGTTGCCTTAATTAGGGAGCGGGCCAACGATTTTGTGCAAGCTTTTAAAAAGCGCGGAATAAAAGCGCAGGTTGCATATGCGAGTAAAGCTTTCAGTTGTGTGGCAATGGTTCAACTTGCCAAAGAACTTGATTTAAGCTTAGATGTTGTTTCTGGTGGTGAATTGCATACAGCGTTAGTAGCCGGATTTCCAGTAGAGAAAATACATTTCCATGGTAACAACAAAAGTCCATTTGAAATTGATATGGCTGTAGAAGCGGGTATTGGCTGTTTCGTTGTTGATAACTTCTGGGAAATCGAACTCTTGAAAGAAGCAGCTAAAAAATATAAACGGAAAGTTTCAGTACTTTTACGAATTACACCAGGAGTAGAAGCACATACTCACGAATATATTTCCACTGGTCAGGAAGATTCTAAATTTGGTTTTGACTTAATTAGTGGGCAAGCTGAAGAAGCTATCTTGAAAGTAAATGATGGAGAAGCATTTGACATGCTAGGCTTTCATTGTCATATTGGTTCACAAATTTTTGAAACAACAGGTTTTGTTATGACTGTTGAAAAAGTTTTTTCGTATTTAGCAGAGTGGAAGTCTAAGTTGGGGTACACCCCGCAAGTATTAAATCTTGGTGGTGGATTTGGTATCCGCTATATTGAGGGTGATACACCATTACCGGTTTCTCACTATATTGATGCAACAATAGATGCTGTCGAAGCTCAGTCAACAAAGCTTGGTATTGAAATTCCTGAAATTTGGATTGAACCAGGACGTTCTCTTGTAGGTGATGCAGGCACAACTTTGTATACGGTAGGCTCTGAAAAAGAAATTCCAGAAGTTCGTCATTACCTATCTGTTGATGGGGGAATGACAGATAATTTACGTCCTGCCCTTTATCAAGCAAAGTATGAAGCAATGATTGCTAACCGTAGTCATGATACGAAGCAAGAAACATACTCTATTGCAGGGAAATGTTGCGAAAGTGGTGATATGCTAATTTGGGATATTGCTTTACCATTCGCCAAAGCCGGTGACATTTTAGCGGTTTCATGCACAGGAGCCTACGGGTATTCAATGGCAAATAACTATAACCGAATCCCAAGACCAGCAGTTGTATTTGTAGAAAATGGTCAATCAACATTAGTTGTTAAAAGAGAAACATATAAAGATATCGTTCAGCTAGATCTGCAGCTTAATGGGAACTCATTAGAAAAATAA
- the ribE gene encoding 6,7-dimethyl-8-ribityllumazine synthase, which yields MANIYEGNLVATGLKVGIVVGRFNEFITSKLLGGAEDALKRHGVNEADIDIAWVPGAFEIPFIAKKMASSKKYDAVITLGTVIRGSTPHFDYVCSEVAKGVASISLQNEVPVIFGVLTTDTIEQAIERAGTKAGNKGWEAAAAAIEMANLSKSFE from the coding sequence ATGGCAAATATTTATGAAGGTAATTTAGTCGCTACAGGTTTAAAGGTAGGAATTGTTGTTGGAAGGTTTAACGAATTTATTACAAGTAAGCTTTTAGGAGGAGCAGAGGACGCTCTTAAACGCCATGGTGTAAATGAGGCTGACATTGATATTGCATGGGTTCCTGGTGCATTTGAAATTCCTTTTATTGCAAAGAAGATGGCAAGCTCGAAAAAATACGATGCAGTGATAACATTAGGAACAGTAATACGAGGTTCTACGCCGCACTTTGACTATGTATGTAGCGAAGTGGCTAAAGGGGTAGCTTCAATTAGTCTTCAAAATGAAGTGCCAGTTATTTTCGGAGTGCTTACAACTGATACAATTGAGCAAGCGATTGAAAGAGCTGGAACAAAAGCAGGGAATAAAGGTTGGGAAGCTGCAGCAGCAGCTATTGAAATGGCTAACCTTTCTAAGTCTTTCGAATAA
- a CDS encoding DUF309 domain-containing protein, protein MIDYLVYFHSFRDYFECHEVLEDYWKEDGQKNKLWVGFIQLAVAMYHHRRNNFVGAEKLLAQALKIFEQENKQLGKLGFETNQFINLLKDRQTEIKTGLPYSSLALPIESKDVLEECIKKSQENGVIWGDKNRKIGHEIIHKHKLRDRTAIIAERKEQLKKKRGL, encoded by the coding sequence ATGATTGATTATTTAGTTTACTTTCATAGCTTTCGTGATTATTTTGAATGTCATGAAGTTTTAGAGGATTATTGGAAAGAAGATGGACAAAAAAATAAGCTTTGGGTTGGCTTTATTCAACTAGCAGTCGCCATGTATCATCATCGCAGGAATAATTTTGTTGGAGCAGAAAAGCTTCTTGCCCAAGCACTGAAAATATTCGAACAGGAAAATAAACAATTAGGCAAATTAGGTTTTGAAACTAACCAATTTATCAATTTGTTAAAGGATAGACAAACAGAAATTAAAACAGGGCTGCCGTACTCATCACTTGCACTCCCTATTGAAAGTAAAGATGTTCTTGAAGAATGTATAAAAAAATCCCAAGAAAATGGGGTCATTTGGGGTGATAAAAATAGAAAGATCGGACATGAAATAATCCATAAACATAAACTAAGAGACCGTACAGCCATTATTGCCGAACGAAAAGAGCAACTAAAAAAGAAAAGAGGACTATAA
- a CDS encoding peptidylprolyl isomerase, which produces MKKGSIAFENGEKIVIEFFPEEAPGTVENFEKLANEGFYNGLTFHRVIPGFVAQGGCPVGNGTGGPGYTIKCETEGNPHKHGRGYLSMAHAGRNTGGSQFFILFEPQPHLDGVHTVFGRVIEGLDVVDRIRPNDVMSEVKVWEE; this is translated from the coding sequence GTGAAAAAAGGAAGCATTGCTTTTGAAAATGGTGAAAAAATTGTAATAGAGTTCTTCCCTGAGGAAGCTCCAGGTACAGTGGAAAACTTTGAAAAGTTAGCAAACGAAGGTTTTTATAATGGTTTAACATTTCATCGTGTAATTCCAGGATTTGTAGCTCAAGGTGGTTGTCCAGTTGGAAATGGTACAGGTGGCCCAGGTTACACAATTAAGTGTGAAACAGAAGGAAATCCACATAAACATGGGCGTGGTTATCTTTCAATGGCTCATGCCGGTCGCAATACTGGTGGAAGCCAGTTCTTTATTCTTTTTGAGCCACAACCTCATTTAGATGGTGTTCACACTGTATTTGGACGAGTTATTGAAGGATTAGACGTAGTTGACCGTATTCGCCCTAATGATGTAATGAGCGAAGTGAAAGTATGGGAAGAATAA
- a CDS encoding LysM peptidoglycan-binding domain-containing protein, whose protein sequence is MKKLITCIVAFLMFPTGSAFARATTTSLQESVIQTGMKYIGAPYQFGAAVGDTTRFDCSSFSAQVFAENGISLPRVSRDQARVGVAVSRTQLQKGDLVFYDTNHDGQINHLGIYIQPGQMIHSASSSGVSITDPFSSYWNPRFVTARRVIPEQQVQAVRQDQEGVYTVRSGDSLSVIARDFAITVNQIKYWNNLTSDVIHVGQKLIVKEKTTVVTQVNTSSNHVVRSGDTLWGISRQYGVTVDNLMSWNSLSNSIIHVGQSLVVTAPTVIVSKTYVVKSGDSLWGIATNNQLTVEKLIELNNLQTQIIFPGQVLKIS, encoded by the coding sequence ATGAAAAAACTTATAACATGTATTGTTGCATTTTTAATGTTTCCTACAGGTTCTGCTTTTGCAAGGGCAACGACAACTAGTTTACAAGAGTCAGTTATTCAAACAGGTATGAAGTACATAGGTGCACCTTATCAGTTTGGAGCGGCTGTAGGTGATACGACTCGATTTGACTGCTCTTCTTTTTCGGCACAAGTCTTCGCTGAAAATGGAATTAGCTTACCAAGAGTAAGTCGTGATCAAGCTAGAGTTGGTGTAGCGGTTAGTCGTACTCAGTTACAAAAAGGTGATTTAGTATTTTATGATACTAACCATGATGGACAAATTAATCATTTAGGTATATACATACAACCTGGACAAATGATTCACTCAGCTTCTAGTAGCGGAGTTTCGATTACAGACCCATTTTCTTCGTATTGGAACCCACGTTTTGTAACAGCAAGAAGAGTTATTCCTGAGCAACAAGTCCAGGCAGTTAGACAAGATCAAGAAGGTGTTTACACAGTTCGTTCTGGAGATAGTCTTTCAGTCATTGCCAGAGATTTTGCAATTACAGTAAATCAAATAAAGTATTGGAATAATCTAACAAGTGATGTTATCCATGTTGGTCAAAAGCTTATAGTTAAAGAGAAAACAACAGTAGTTACACAAGTGAACACGAGCTCAAATCATGTAGTTAGAAGTGGTGACACGCTTTGGGGCATTAGTCGTCAGTATGGTGTAACAGTTGATAACTTAATGAGTTGGAATTCGTTATCAAATTCAATCATCCATGTAGGACAATCTCTTGTTGTTACTGCGCCAACTGTAATAGTTTCAAAAACTTATGTTGTTAAATCAGGTGATAGTTTGTGGGGAATTGCTACAAATAATCAATTGACAGTCGAAAAGTTAATTGAACTAAACAACTTACAGACACAAATTATTTTTCCTGGTCAAGTATTAAAAATTTCATAA